The genomic region CGAGAATTAGCCGAGGAAACAGGACTTGAACTTGTTAAAATTCGCCGCTTGGTTGGAGTGTATTCTGCACCCGATCGCGATCCGCGCGTACATTCTATTTGCGTGTTGGTAGAAGCCGAAGTGAAAGGCGAAATGAAAATTCGCGATTCTTTAGAAGTGATCGACATCAAAGCTTTTCCACCGACATCGTTACCGCCTGGTGAACTTTCACACGACCACACGCAGCAACTACAAGATTATTTTGCTGGGTTGACTACTGTAGCCTAAGAAGGGATGAAGAGTGAGTGGCTAGTGATGAGTGGTGAGTTATGTAAAACACTATTCTTCCTCTGCTTCCTATGCCACTTTACACCCTCGATGCTTATTCTTCTAGGCTTGCCCAGTAACAGCATATTCCTTGAAAAATTAAATGTGGGGCGGAAGTGATCTTTGCGGCGATGTCTGGGTGTTGCAATTGAAAACAATTGAGAATTAAAGTGCGATCGCCTCCTGTTATCGCAACACAACTCGCGGGAAATTCTTGCCACCACGCATTAACAAAGTCTTTGATTCCAGCTATCAGTGTATACATGACCCCGCTTTGAATTGATGTAGGCGTACTTAAACCCCAGCGCGGTGAAAGTAATTCTTGAGGATCGACAAGCGGTAATCCAGCA from Chroogloeocystis siderophila 5.2 s.c.1 harbors:
- a CDS encoding NUDIX hydrolase, translated to MSRLWQIGQTILGIIFRHPIPGTSIIPILPDGQIVLVRRRDNGKWSLPGGMVDWGEDIPTAVRRELAEETGLELVKIRRLVGVYSAPDRDPRVHSICVLVEAEVKGEMKIRDSLEVIDIKAFPPTSLPPGELSHDHTQQLQDYFAGLTTVA